CCTAACCTTCCCCTTCTCTTTCTTTTGTTTTCTTTTTACCTTCTTTGTTTTGTGATTAACCCAGCCCAGTTTAGGTTGGTTGCTGTTTTTAGAAGGTTAGAGAAAAAATGAAAAAGAGGAAAGGTGATGGTTTTTGTTGCTTATGTTCTTGGTGATAGACCGTACCAAGTCATTACTTTTGCAATGATTGGTCCGAGTATGCCCAAGATTAGCATTGGCAACATTGTTAGGAATGCCGCGTTTAGTGGGTCGCCTGCAGTCATCCATGCTGAGTTTGCAACTGTGATGTTGAATACAAATTGCAGTACACCTACGACTAGTGAAGCGGTTAGACCTGCGCCTAGCATGCGTTTGAAGCTGTATGAGCCATTGTTCAATGCGCCTGAAACGTATCCCACGAGTATTCCCCCGACAATATAGTTTCCTATGAAGCTTGGGTCAGCGTACAGGTTGTATGTGTATTGGATGCCAAAGTCGCGAAGGCTGATGAAGATGTTGTAGCCAGCCATTCCCAAGTAGTACAGTGTACCCAATAGGAATCCTGCGCAGCCGCCTGCCCATCTGTTCCAGACCAAACCCAGAAGCAGTGGAACGGCGAACATAACAATCTGAGCAAAGCCGTGTGTGAAGATTACAGTGATGAATGCGAAATCAGAGCCAGGGTCGCCTGTCATCATGTTTGGTGGTGGGAACCATGAGTCCAATGCCGGTCGAAGAATGGCGGGGAAAGCAACGATGATTAATCCGATAACAACTGGTATTACTAGACCGTAACCGATGTCTTTAATTTTGAAACTTTCTGTTTCCAAGGTTTATCACTCTTGATTCTTCTATTACATTTGGGCGCGTTTATAAATTTAATCCTTGTTTTACGCTTAGCCGCTGCCGTAAAGCCAAAAAACTATCTTTTTTTCTGTTCTAAAACGCTTTAGAGCCTGCGCAAAGACGCTGTTTTTCTTTTGGACTGCAGAAAAGCTGGTTTAAACTGTGGGAAAGTGTTTACAAAAAAGGAAAAGAGGGGGCGGATTATTCTCCGCGTAGTGCTGCTTTTGCCATGAGCACGTTCTTTCGTAGGTCGATTCTTGCTGGGCAAACGAATGTGCAGTGTCCGCATCCTGTGCAGTAGTCGGGGTTGAGCTTTAGCAGAGTGTCGAAGTCTTGTTTTTCGAAGGCGTTCTTGATGAGTATGGGGCTAAGTTTGTGGCAGCAGACGCGCATACATGCACCACATTGGATACATGGGTATTCGGTGACTTCGGTGAATTGCTTGGCTGCTGGTAGCTTGGGTTCCTTGGTTTCAGTGGTGGGTTTGAGCTTGCCAATCTTATCCAGTTTAGGCGAGACTAAGTTCATGATAAGCAACGCAACTATAGAGCCTCCAAAGAAGTTCGCGTATGTCTGCAACAGTATGGTAATCACAGCTAAGCCCACACCAAACAGAATCTGTCCTGCGTACGTTATGGGCGTGCTCGCTGGGTCAGTTGCCATGAAGAACGCTAAGAATATGGAGCTTCCGATGAACAAGTGGAAGAGAATTCTTAGCAGTGGGTCACCACCCAAGGCGAAGCTGAATATGGCTGCAAGTATGGCTGTGGTAGCTAAGAACGAAATGGTGATTCTCCATTTGATGTATCGACGTGCAACTGCAAACAGCGCTAAACCAACAATTATCACGGCTATGCTTGAAGCTCCACCTGCCCATCCGTGGAACTTGTCCAAGACCATGGTGTTGATTATGTCAGTGGTTGTGGTTACATCTGGAAGTGCCAGCATAGGATTAGCAAAGCATGTTTGGATGTAGCTTGCAAATGGTGCAAAGCCGTTTTCGTTAATGATTTCATAGCCGATGGGTCCTGCCAAGGCGGGTACGCCTAGCATGCCGGTTTTGAGGTGGTCAGCAGCGATGAATACAGTGTCGAGTAGTGGCAAAAGGACAAGGAATTTTGCTGCGGCTGCGGGGTTTACTGGTTTCCTACCTGATCCGCCTAGAACTTTCTTGAAAACAACTAAACCGATTGTGGTTATGAGTGCGACAAAAACGAATGCGCCAGGAGCTTCGATTGGGAGCTGTACGCCAGAGTTCATTGCGGGAACGCCATACGAGTATGAAAGAGCAACAATCATACCGAAGACTGCTGATGACATGGTATTCTTTTGGCTGTCAGCGGCTATCTTGTTCAAGAAAAAGTCAAGTCCAACAGCGATTCCTACAGCGATAGCGCATGAGAGTGCAACTGTAAGTCCCAAGTTCCAACCTGAAGGTGTAGTTATCATGGCTTCTGTGCCAACACCAGACCACAGGATGGAAGTAACAATAGCAATTACAAGGAGTGC
This DNA window, taken from Candidatus Bathyarchaeota archaeon, encodes the following:
- a CDS encoding RnfABCDGE type electron transport complex subunit D codes for the protein MSKPKEYSYMTKDKLMMYTFVALLVIAIVTSILWSGVGTEAMITTPSGWNLGLTVALSCAIAVGIAVGLDFFLNKIAADSQKNTMSSAVFGMIVALSYSYGVPAMNSGVQLPIEAPGAFVFVALITTIGLVVFKKVLGGSGRKPVNPAAAAKFLVLLPLLDTVFIAADHLKTGMLGVPALAGPIGYEIINENGFAPFASYIQTCFANPMLALPDVTTTTDIINTMVLDKFHGWAGGASSIAVIIVGLALFAVARRYIKWRITISFLATTAILAAIFSFALGGDPLLRILFHLFIGSSIFLAFFMATDPASTPITYAGQILFGVGLAVITILLQTYANFFGGSIVALLIMNLVSPKLDKIGKLKPTTETKEPKLPAAKQFTEVTEYPCIQCGACMRVCCHKLSPILIKNAFEKQDFDTLLKLNPDYCTGCGHCTFVCPARIDLRKNVLMAKAALRGE